From the genome of Opisthocomus hoazin isolate bOpiHoa1 chromosome 8, bOpiHoa1.hap1, whole genome shotgun sequence, one region includes:
- the KRR1 gene encoding KRR1 small subunit processome component homolog: MADPAEAAAAGPKQKEKQKNRPKKKAAAVDESELLTVPDGWKEPAFTREDNPKGLLEESSFATLFPKYRESYLKECWPLVQKALGENYVNATLDLIEGSMTVTTTKKTFDPYAIIRARDLIKLLARSVPFEQAVRILQDDVACDIIKIGSLVRKRDTFIKRRGRLLGPKGSTLKALELLTNCYIMVQGNTVSALGPFSGLKEVRKVVLDTMKNIHPIYNIKTLMIKRELVKDPELRSQSWERFLPKFKRKNLKKRKEPKKKNTKKEYTPFPPPQPESQIDKELASGEYFLKDRQKKRKRVEEIKAKQADAVKKRQEERNKAFIPPKEKPVVKTKKASTEKKIDIEAIKEKVKNAKKKKLGALPVEEVKLKMAADEKKKKKKK, encoded by the exons ATGGCGGACCCTGCGGAGGCGGCCGCGGCCGGgccaaagcaaaaagaaaaacagaaaaacagacccAAAAAGAAAGCGGCGGCAG TTGATGAATCTGAGCTTCTCACTGTGCCAGATGGGTGGAAAGAGCCAGCCTTCACAAGAGAAGATAATCCCAAAGGGTTGCTGGAAGAAAGTAGTTTTGCAACGTTGTTCCCAAAGTATAGAGAATCGTACTTGAAAGAGTGCTGGCCGCTCGTCCAGAAAGCCTTGGGTGAAAAC TATGTGAATGCAACGCTGGATCTAATTGAAGGAAGCATGACTGTCACTACCACTAAGAAGACTTTTGATCCGTATGCAATCATCAGGGCTAGAGATTTAATAAAACTTCTGGCAAGAAGCGTTCCATTTGAACAG GCAGTTCGTATCCTTCAGGATGACGTTGCATGTGACATCATTAAAATAGGCTCTCTGGTGAGGAAGAGAGACACTTTTATAAAAAGAAGAGGGCGACTGCTTGGGCCAAAAGGATCCACTCTGAAG gcCCTGGAGCTGTTAACGAACTGTTATATTATGGTGCAAGGCAACACTGTTTCGGCTCTTGGACCCTTTAGTGGACTAAAAGAG GTTAGAAAAGTTGTTCTGGACACAATGAAGAATATACATCCCATATATAACATTAAG ACTTTGATGATCAAAAGGGAATTAGTGAAAGATCCTGAACTGAGGTCACAAAGTTGGGAAAGATTTTTGCCTAAGTTCAAGCGGAAGAACTTGAAAAAGCGCAAGgagccaaagaagaaaaatactaagAAGGAGTACACACCGTTCCCACCTCCGCAGCCAGAAAGCCAG ATTGATAAAGAATTGGCAAGTGGTGAATACTTCttgaaagacagacagaagaaacgAAAGCGAGTGGAAGAGATAAAG GCAAAGCAAGCAGACGCAGTCaagaaaagacaagaagaaagaaataaagctttCATCCCACCAAAGGAAAAGCCAGTtgtgaaaacaaagaaag CCtccactgagaaaaaaattgaTATTGAAGCCATCAAGGAAAAGGTAAAGAAtgcaaagaagaagaaattagGAGCACTTCCTGTGGAAGAAGTCAAGTTAAAAATGGcagcagatgaaaagaaaaaaaagaaaaagaagtaa